The Bradyrhizobium sp. CCGB01 genome segment CGCCGGCGTAACCGACGGTGCCCGAGTACTTCTGGTCGAGGTGGGTCCAGTTCAGGTCACCCGAGAACGTCAGGTTCTTGACCGGGGTCCAGCGGGTGATCAGGCCGATCTGACCGACGGCGAAGTCCGGGTTACAACCCGTGACGCCAGCCAGGCCGCCGAAGACGCCGCCGGCACCGCCGACGCCGCAGAGCGCGGTCTTGGCGACCGTGCCGTACTGAGCCTGAGCGTAGGCACCGTAGAGCGCGGTGTTCCAGTAGGGATCCCAGTTGTGGGTGTAAGCACCGCGGAAGCCCCAGGTCTTAACCGTCTCCTGCGAACCGCCGGTGATGTACACGGTGTCCGGAGCATAGGCGAAGCCGACGCTTTGGTAGGCAACGCCCGAGCTGCCGAACATCGAGTACGAGCTGCCCGCCAGGTTCTGGAAGTTGTAGCGGGTCGCACCGTCGGTGTAGACGCCCTGGATGTTGATCACGTCACCCGCACCGGTCGGGATGTTCTTGATCGACAGAGCGAGCTGAACAGCCCAGCCCCACTTGTCGTCGGGGTGGCCAGTCGTCTCGGTCGCGCCGTAGTAGGCAACGTGGTTGTCATGCGCAGCCACCGACGCCTGGAAGAGACCCCAAGCCTGGTCGACACGGACCATACCGACGAGGTTCGGCGAACGGGTACCACCGATGGCGTTGGTGCCGTAGGTGCCACCAATCATGCCACCCGCGGTCGCGCCGGTCAGGTTCACGTTGCCGGCCTGATAGTAGGCCGAAGCGTCTTCAGCCGAGAACGCGGCCGTCACGCCCTGACCGAAGTCAGCGGTGTAGGTGAACTGGGTGACACCGGTAACGGTGCCGCTGCCGCCGACGAGACCGTCGAAGTTGTTGCCGGGATAGTTGGTCCAGGGCGCGTCGAACTGCGACACGGCCTTACCCATCGTGAAGCCGGCGAACTGGATGAAGGCGTAGTACACGCCGAGCGAACCGGCCGAGGTGTTGCCGTCGGTGCCGTTGATCGACGAACCAACGAGCGCCGGGGTGGCACCCGAGGTGTTGAGGCCGAGCGAGCCGGTGTAGACGGTGCCGCCCGTGGCGGAGCCGGTGCCCTGATAGCCGCCGGTCGTCCAGGAGAACACGCCGTCGAAGAAGGTACGGACAACGCCGTATTCGGTCGCGGTGCGCGTGTCGATGTTGAGATCTTCACGAGCGCGCATGGTGTAGTAGTTGCTCAGACGGTTGTGCGCACCGGCCGGGGAGCCGTTGGCAGCGCCGTAGGAGCTGTTGGTGCCCAGCGCGACTTCAGCGCGCAGGTAGCCACCCAGCTTGATGCAGGTGTCGGTGCCCGGGATGTAGTAGAAGCCGGCGCCGTACAGCGAGCAGATCTTCACGTATTCGACGGCCTTGGCCTTCACGGGAAGATCGGCGGCGAACGCACCGGACGCGGCCATCA includes the following:
- a CDS encoding porin — protein: MKFTKTLLLGSAAGLMAASGAFAADLPVKAKAVEYVKICSLYGAGFYYIPGTDTCIKLGGYLRAEVALGTNSSYGAANGSPAGAHNRLSNYYTMRAREDLNIDTRTATEYGVVRTFFDGVFSWTTGGYQGTGSATGGTVYTGSLGLNTSGATPALVGSSINGTDGNTSAGSLGVYYAFIQFAGFTMGKAVSQFDAPWTNYPGNNFDGLVGGSGTVTGVTQFTYTADFGQGVTAAFSAEDASAYYQAGNVNLTGATAGGMIGGTYGTNAIGGTRSPNLVGMVRVDQAWGLFQASVAAHDNHVAYYGATETTGHPDDKWGWAVQLALSIKNIPTGAGDVINIQGVYTDGATRYNFQNLAGSSYSMFGSSGVAYQSVGFAYAPDTVYITGGSQETVKTWGFRGAYTHNWDPYWNTALYGAYAQAQYGTVAKTALCGVGGAGGVFGGLAGVTGCNPDFAVGQIGLITRWTPVKNLTFSGDLNWTHLDQKYSGTVGYAGAGTTAKPAALYELKDQDSITLLLRAQRNW